A DNA window from Camelina sativa cultivar DH55 chromosome 13, Cs, whole genome shotgun sequence contains the following coding sequences:
- the LOC104737613 gene encoding chitinase 10-like, whose amino-acid sequence MEKQIPLLLCLFLFLFSISSSLHETEARKHSNYIPAPIMRLVPRSLYDQIFIHKDNNACPAKGFYPYEAFVEATRWFPRFGSVGNFWTRRREVAAFLAQISHETTGGWATAPDGPYAWGLCFKEEVSPQSNYCDETNKDWPCVPGKSYKGRGPIQLSWNYNYGQAGRALGFDGLQNPELVANNSVLAFKTALWFWMTEQIPKPSCHDVMVNRYRPTKADRAANRTVGYGLVTNIINGGLECGIPGDGRVSDRVGYFQRYAQLFKVNTGSNLDCENQRPFA is encoded by the exons ATGGAGAAACAAATTCCTCTATTGCtctgtctcttcctcttcctcttctcaatATCATCCTCTCTCCATGAAACCGAAGCTCGTAAACACTCCAATTATATACCCGCACCAATCATGAGACTAGTCCCAAGATCTCTCTACGACCAAATCTTCATCCACAAGGACAACAACGCATGCCCTGCAAAAGGTTTCTACCCCTACGAAGCTTTTGTGGAGGCTACAAGGTGGTTCCCGAGGTTCGGAAGCGTAGGAAACTTTTGGACAAGGCGGCGCGAAGTAGCTGCGTTTTTGGCGCAAATATCTCACGAGACGACAGGTGGTTGGGCCACGGCACCGGACGGACCGTACGCATGGGGACTGTGTTTTAAAGAGGAAGTAAGTCCACAGAGTAATTATTGTGATGAAACTAACAAAGATTGGCCTTGCGTTCCTGGCAAGTCTTACAAAGGAAGAGGTCCCATTCAACTTTCTTG GAATTACAATTACGGACAAGCGGGTCGAGCATTGGGTTTTGACGGTCTACAGAACCCAGAACTTGTTGCCAACAACTCTGTTTTAGCGTTCAAGACAGCTCTTTGGTTTTGGATGACCGAACAGATTCCTAAGCCATCCTGCCATGACGTTATGGTCAACCGATACAGACCGACGAAAGCAGATAGAGCAGCAAACCGAACTGTCGGTTATGGTTTAGTCACTAATATCATAAACGGTGGTTTAGAATGTGGGATTCCAGGAGATGGACGGGTCAGTGACCGAGTCGGCTATTTCCAAAGATACGCTCAGTTGTTTAAAGTCAATACAGGATCTAATCTAGACTGCGAGAACCAAAGACCCTTCGCCTAG
- the LOC104737612 gene encoding protoporphyrinogen oxidase 1, chloroplastic produces MELSLLRPSTQSLLPSFSKPNLRLHVYKPLKLRCSVAGGPTVGSSKIDGGGGGNTITADCVIVGGGISGLCIAQALATKHPDAAPNLIVTEAKDRVGGNIITREENGFLWEEGPNSFQPSDPMLTMVVDSGLKDDLVLGDPTAPRFVLWNGKLRPVPSKLTDLPFFDLMSIGGKIRAGFGALGIRPSPPGREESVEEFVRRNLGAEVFERLIEPFCSGVYAGDPSKLSMKAAFGKVWKLEQIGGSIIGGTFKAIQERKKAPKAERDPRLPKPKGQTVGSFRKGLRMLPEAISARLGSKVKLSWKLSGITKLDSGGYNLTYETPDGVVSVQSKSVVMTVPSHVASGLLRPLSESAANALSKLYYPPVAAVSISYPKEAIRTECLIDGELKGFGQLHPRTQGVETLGTIYSSSLFPNRAPPGRVLLLNYIGGSTNTGILSKSEGELVEAVDRDLRKMLIKPNSTDPLKLGVRVWPQAIPQFLVGHFDILDTAKSSLTSSGNEGLFLGGNYVAGVALGRCVEGAYETATEVNNFMSRYAYK; encoded by the exons ATGGAGTTATCTCTTCTCCGTCCGTCGACTCAATCGCTTCTTCCGTCGTTCTCGAAGCCGAATCTTCGATTACATGTCTACAAGCCTCTTAAACTCCGTTGTTCCGTGGCCGGTGGACCAACCGTCGGATCTTCCAAAAtcgacggcggaggaggaggaaacacGATCACGGCGGACTGTGTGATTGTCGGCGGAGGTATCAGTGGTCTCTGTATCGCGCAAGCGCTCGCTACGAAGCATCCTGATGCTGCTCCGAATTTGATTGTGACGGAGGCTAAGGATCGTGTTGGAGGTAACATTATCACTCGTGAAGAGAATGGTTTTCTCTGGGAAGAAGGTCCTAATAGCTTTCAGCCTTCTGATCCTATGCTCACTATGGTG GTTGATAGTGGTTTGAAGGATGATTTGGTGTTGGGAGATCCTACTGCGCCAAGGTTTGTGTTGTGGAATGGGAAACTCAGGCCGGTTCCATCGAAGCTAACGGACTTACCGTTCTTTGATTTGATGAGCATTGGTGGGAAGATTAGAGCTGGGTTTGGTGCACTTGGCATTCGACCATCACCTCCA GGTCGTGAAGAATCTGTGGAGGAGTTTGTTCGGCGTAACCTTGGTGCTGAGGTGTTTGAGCGTCTGATTGAACCGTTTTGTTCAG GTGTTTATGCGGGTGATCCTTCAAAACTGAGCATGAAAGCAGCGTTTGGGAAGGTTTGGAAACTAGAGCAAATTGGTGGAAGCATCATTGGTGGTACTTTTAAGGCAATTCAGGAGAGGAAAAAAGCTCCCAAGGCAGAACGAGACCC GCGTCTGCCAAAACCAAAGGGCCAAACAGTTGGTTCTTTCAGGAAAGGACTTCGAATGTTGCCAGAAGCAATATCTGCAAG GTTAGGTAGCAAAGTTAAATTGTCGTGGAAGCTCTCAGGTATTACTAAGCTGGACAGCGGAGGATACAACTTAACCTATGAGACTCCAGATGGTGTAGTGTCTGTGCAGAGCAAAAGTGTTGTAATGACTGTGCCATCTCATGTTGCAAGCGGCCTCTTGCGCCCTCTCTCT gaaTCTGCAGCAAATGCACTCTCAAAACTGTACTATCCACCAGTTGCAGCAGTATCTATCTCGTACCCGAAAGAAGCAATCCGAACAGAATGTTTGATAGATGGTGAACTAAAGGGTTTTGGGCAATTGCATCCACGCACGCAAGGAGTTGAAACATTAG GAACTATATACAGCTCCTCTCTCTTTCCAAATCGAGCTCCGCCCGGAAGAGTTTTGCTGCTGAACTACATTGGCGGGTCTACCAACACCGGGATTCTGTCCAAg TCTGAAGGTGAGTTAGTGGAAGCAGTTGACAGGGATTTGAGGAAAATGCTAATTAAGCCTAATTCGACTGATCCACTTAAATTAGGAGTTAGGGTATGGCCGCAAGCCATTCCTCAGTTTCTAGTTGGCCACTTTGATATCCTTGACACAGCTAAATCATCCCTAACATCTTCGGGCAACGAAGGGCTATTTTTGGGTGGCAATTACGTCGCAGGTGTAGCCTTAGGCAGGTGTGTAGAAGGCGCATATGAAACCGCGACTGAGGTCAACAACTTCATGTCACGGTACGCTTACAAGTAA